The genomic window AAAGTGAATCTCGTCCGGGTGCATGATGTGAAACACGGTGACATCATGTCCCTGAAAACGCAGGTGCTTGATCCCTTTCAAAAATGGTTCCACATCGTCGAAACAATCTGAAATAATGAAGAATAACCCGCGGCGACGCACCTGATCGGCAATTGATTCCAACAGCGGGCCGATGCTGGTTTTTTCCTGCGGCTGCAGAGATTCCAGCGTATGCAGAATCGTGGTGACATTCGCCATAGAACTGCTGGCAGGCAGGCGAGTACGCCATTGCTGGTCGAACGTGTTTAATGCCACACTGTCGCCCTGGCGAACAATCACGTAGGAAAGTGTCGCAGCCAGTAATTTGGCGTATTCCAGCTTGTTGGTATCCCCATCTCCGTATTTCATGGAGTTGGATGCATCCAGCAGAATGTGGGCAGTGAAATTGGTTTCCTGCTCGTACTGCTTGATGGTGTAGCGTTCAGATCGACCGTAGCTTTTCCAGTCGATGTGGCGGATATCATCCCCAGGCACATACTCGCGGTGCTGCACAAACTCCACGGAGAAGCCGCGGTAAGGAGATTTGTGCTCTCCCACACGCAGGCCTTCAACGATGGTGCGTGCTTTTAAACCCAGAGCTTCCGCACGCGTCAGTGCCCGTGGCTGCAGATAATTTGTTGGCATCTTTTCCTGACTCGTTTGGCACTACGCCGCCTGAAACTCGCGTGCGGATGCTTTGATCAACTTCTTGATCACTTCATCAATCGTAATTCCTTCACTCTGTGCGGTGAAGTTCAGCATCAGGCGGTGTCGCAGAATCGGTGGGGCCACTGCGACCACATCATCACCAGAGACATGGTTACTGCCACGCAACACCGCGTGGGCTTTAGCAGCCAGAATCAGGTTCATACTGGCACGTGGGCCTGCACCCCATGTCAGCCACTTGCTGACAAAGTCTGCCGCTTCGGGCGTGCCTGGGCGGGAAAGCCGTGTGATCCGTTTCGCAAACTTGAAGACCAGGTCCGAAACAGGCACCCGACGCACCACACCTTGCAGTGCCAGAATATCTTCCGCACCCAGCACCGCACTGACCGTCTGTTTCACATCGCTGGTGCCATTCCGCATGATTTGTTCTTCTTCATCGTCCGTGGGATAATCCACTTTGATGAGGAACAGAAACCGGTCGAGCTGGGCTTCCGGCAAAGGATAAGTACCTTCCTGTTCAATCGGGTTCTGGGTTGCCAGCACGAAGAACGGGTTCATCATGGGGTGATCGACCCCACCGATAGAGGCTTTGCGTTCCTGCATAGCCTCCAGTAGTGCGGCCTGCGTTTTCGGCGGCGTCCGGTTGATTTCGTCAGCAAGTACAATGTTGGCGAAAATCGGACCGGGTAGGAATTTGAAAATCCGTTGTTTGGTGACAGGATCGTCCTGAATTACTTCCGTACCAGTGATGTCCGAAGGCATCAAGTCTGGCGTGAACTGAATCCGCTTGAACGAGAGGTGCAGTGCCTGTGACAATGTGCTGACCATCAACGTTTTTGCCAGCCCGGGAACACCCATCAGCAGTGCGTGACTACGGCAGAAAATCGCCATCAGCAGTTGGTCCAGCACCTGTTCCTGTCCCACGATGATTTTGCCAACTTCAGCACGCAGCCGCTTGTGGGCATCTCGCACTTTTTCCAACAGTTCATTATCGTTTGCGGTTGCAGTCATTCAGATCACTCAATTCGGAAGGAAAGACCAAACTCCGTCTTCAGTACCTTTACTGCACAAAATGCAGCGAAAGTACACGACAGACAACAATTTATTAACTACCACCTAAGGGTATATCCAGCGGGAGGGTGGCTGGCGCACACACTTTTCCTGTGGTACGCGAAATTACCCACGGCCTACATTATCACAACACAAGTGCGAATCAAAGAAAATTACCAAAAACTGTTGAAAAGCTTTTCCAATAGCTTTTCAGGCCGATTCTGGTTCCCCCATCTGGGACGGTTTCAACAATTGTTCCAATTCGAAGTTCATCGCACGGACAACGCTGGAACTACCAAACCTCACTTAGTGAAAATGTTGCCATATTCAAAATGAAATCATTTACACATACATATAATATATCCTTGTGGCGTTTGATTTTGACAATTTTTTTCTCGCCAGGACCAATTTCTGAAGAAATTATCTCCTGTAAGTTCTTTAGAGAAAAGAATTTGCGACGAGACAAACTTTTTTGTGAATTTTTCCAAAATCGCAACCACCCCACTCAGTATGTGCGTGCGAAAACTCTAAATGTGAAGATATTTTCATGAAATGTACACTGCTCTGTTTTCTTTCATGAAATTGCTGAAAAAAACCACTACCAGCATTTTTTTCCGTTTCGTGATGTGGTAACATTCCCACTGTTCCTATCTTTTGGGTTACTACCATGGTTACCATCACTGGAAAAGCACTGGGGCAAAGAAAGCCACTGTTTGCCGATTTTTCGGTTCCACCACCAGAAACTGCCACAAATACCCCACTGACATTGCGGGACCTCATTGCCCACGTGGTGCGGCAGGAAATTGCTGCTTTTCACGATCGCCAGGCGGAACGTCGATTGCTGAAAGCACTCTCCCCACAGCAGATTGCGGATGGACTGGCGACAGGCAAGGTCGACAGTGGTGGCAGTGACCTGGATCAGAAGGTCGATGCGGAAGAAGCCATTCGCACCGCCGTGGAAGCGTTTCAGGATGGCCTGTACATGGTGGTGCTGGATGAAGAAGAACTGAAAGAAATTGACCAGACGGTGACTCTTTTACCCGAAAGTCGGCTGACATTTATCCGTTTAACCATGTTGGCAGGGGGCTGATCGATGCTGAATCCCGCAAAAGCACGTGAAGAACTGAACAAGTTACAGTCTGCCCAGCACCTGCAGGGCAGAATTGCCCGATTGCAGAAATTGCCAAAAGCCCAGGCGAAAGCGGGTCTGGCACTGCTGCAACTGGAAGAAAACGGCAAGCCACCGAAAGATTGGCAGAAAAGGTATACTCTGCCCACGTTTGGGGTCCAATATATTGACGAGCACCCCAAAGAGCGGGCAAAGATTCTGCAGGCGTTGTTCCCCACGCTTGCCAAAGAAGTGGAACTGGGCTGGCAGGTTTTTGCGAACCTGCCGTACGGGGAAGGCTACCTTCGACGTGGTTTTCGGGCACCCCACAATCCGGAGCTGCACCGCAAAGTACGTGGGGCATATCTGCAGCAGTTAATCCAACTATTAGGCAACTATCCCGATGATACTCTTTCCGCTGAATGGCTTGCCACCTGGGCGGTCCATTTTGGCTGGGGAATGGAATGCCTGGGCTACATTTTTGCTGGCGTGATTGATGCAGGCACGAAAGAGAGCGAAACTGTTTTTGGAATTATCAAAGACAGTTGTGCCAGCAGACATGAAATTGGTGGCATGGGTCGCCACGCCATCCGCACGTTAGTGTGCAGTAAACGCCCCGAAGCGTGGGAATTTGCTGAAAATCTTCTCATCGCCGCCCAGCGACAGGAAGGCTTGCGGCAAACCATCCTGGAATCGGTGGATGAAGGCCAGATTCAGGCATTTTTACGCATGGTCCGGCTGATTCTTGACCAGAATCTGCTGCGATTTGCGTCCGTTGCCCGTGCCGCAGGTGTCTGGCTGGGAGAAGCCGAAACTGTTGATAATCCCAAAAAGCTGAAGGCAGACCTGGAATCCATTATCCAGTTGATCGATCAGCCCAAAGCAATTCAAAAAGCGATTTCATCTGGCGATACCCTGGAATGCTACCGCGGACTGTGGGCGATGGGCTTCAGTGATATTTCTGCTGCACTGACCACGGCAAAAAAGCTGGCTAAGGACAAAGACCCCGGACGCCGGCTTGCTGCGATCCGCCTGGGGCATGAATCGGGCACTCCGGCTGGCCAGGAAATGGTCCAGAATGCTTTGAATGATGAGGATCTGCGTATTGCAGGTTACGCACTGGTACGGTTAGGCCACACGCTGGATGGGGAAGACGACGATGAAGATGGCGAAACCAAGCCCACCGATCGGCTGTTTGATCAGTTAGTAAATCTTCTCCCACGACTGGCGGATAAACCACAGAAGATCAAACCGCTGGTTCCCGAGTGGGGCGAATTGGAACTTTGCAAAACTAACGCAGCAGATCGCCTGATCGAAGCGCTGGGCAAACGCCAACCGGAAAAATTATTGCCATACCTCAATTTTATGAGCACTTACGTGCAGGTACAGTCGATTGGCAAGTTATGTGCCCCACGCACGCTCACGAATCAGGTGAAGGAAACATTGCTGGCAATTACTAACCACCCATCCGGGGATGTGCGGATGGCTGCACTGGAAGGGCTGAAAAAGTGCCAACTGGCTGAAGATGAAGTACTGACACTGGAAGGCCATTTAACCCGCAAAACGGCCGATTTTCGTCGGGCCA from Zavarzinella sp. includes these protein-coding regions:
- a CDS encoding DUF58 domain-containing protein — protein: MPTNYLQPRALTRAEALGLKARTIVEGLRVGEHKSPYRGFSVEFVQHREYVPGDDIRHIDWKSYGRSERYTIKQYEQETNFTAHILLDASNSMKYGDGDTNKLEYAKLLAATLSYVIVRQGDSVALNTFDQQWRTRLPASSSMANVTTILHTLESLQPQEKTSIGPLLESIADQVRRRGLFFIISDCFDDVEPFLKGIKHLRFQGHDVTVFHIMHPDEIHFSMTGNVKFDGLEIPEELKTRPHLIRPAYLNAVQAYLKELQAGCDAFRVDYQLMETDQPLEKTLPPYLVRRLQMGRL
- a CDS encoding MoxR family ATPase, with translation MTATANDNELLEKVRDAHKRLRAEVGKIIVGQEQVLDQLLMAIFCRSHALLMGVPGLAKTLMVSTLSQALHLSFKRIQFTPDLMPSDITGTEVIQDDPVTKQRIFKFLPGPIFANIVLADEINRTPPKTQAALLEAMQERKASIGGVDHPMMNPFFVLATQNPIEQEGTYPLPEAQLDRFLFLIKVDYPTDDEEEQIMRNGTSDVKQTVSAVLGAEDILALQGVVRRVPVSDLVFKFAKRITRLSRPGTPEAADFVSKWLTWGAGPRASMNLILAAKAHAVLRGSNHVSGDDVVAVAPPILRHRLMLNFTAQSEGITIDEVIKKLIKASAREFQAA